A genomic stretch from Cloacibacterium caeni includes:
- a CDS encoding 3-phosphoshikimate 1-carboxyvinyltransferase, producing the protein MKISKSHLLDGKTISITGSKSISNRLLILGKLFGDLKIENLSNSQDTQLLQKALNENSETVDIHHAGTAMRFLTSFYAIQEGRKTILTGSERMKQRPIKPLVDALIELGAEINYLENEGFPPLEIQGKKIEENFVKIPANISSQFITSLLLIGASLENGLEIDLQGEITSRSYIKMTLKILKDIGVETCFEGNSIKILSAASSLSNQKLDRHYHSSKIKYYTVESDWSSASYFYSLVAIGKKRMHLKSFYAHSLQGDSALKEIYLNFFGVNTISDAGENKITLLPDTHFQYPEKFVLDMNDCPDIAQTVCVTCVALKLPFEISGLGTLKVKETDRLVALQNELEKIGCRTEITENSIKSLEFFDSNSEISIATYNDHRMAMSFAPFALVKELDIQNEDVVEKSYPDFWTDFFEITERL; encoded by the coding sequence ATGAAAATTTCAAAATCACATCTTTTAGACGGAAAAACGATTTCCATTACAGGTTCGAAAAGCATCTCGAATCGATTGCTTATTTTGGGCAAATTATTCGGAGATTTAAAAATAGAAAACCTTTCAAATAGTCAAGATACTCAACTTTTACAAAAAGCACTGAATGAAAATTCTGAAACGGTAGATATTCATCACGCTGGAACTGCAATGCGTTTTTTGACCTCATTTTATGCCATTCAAGAAGGAAGAAAAACCATTCTTACGGGTTCGGAAAGGATGAAGCAAAGACCCATAAAACCATTGGTTGATGCATTAATAGAATTAGGCGCGGAAATTAATTATCTGGAAAATGAAGGTTTCCCGCCTTTAGAAATTCAAGGAAAGAAAATTGAGGAAAATTTCGTAAAAATTCCTGCCAATATTTCTTCACAGTTTATCACGTCATTATTATTGATAGGCGCAAGTTTAGAAAACGGTTTAGAAATAGATTTACAAGGTGAAATTACGTCTCGTTCTTACATCAAAATGACCTTGAAAATTTTAAAAGACATTGGAGTTGAAACATGTTTTGAAGGAAATAGCATCAAGATTTTAAGTGCAGCGTCGTCTTTATCGAATCAAAAATTAGATAGGCATTATCACTCTTCTAAGATTAAGTATTACACCGTAGAAAGTGATTGGAGTTCTGCTTCTTATTTTTATTCTTTGGTGGCGATTGGTAAGAAAAGAATGCATCTCAAGAGTTTTTATGCACATTCATTACAAGGAGATTCTGCTTTGAAGGAAATTTATTTGAATTTTTTTGGAGTAAATACCATTTCTGATGCAGGAGAGAATAAAATCACATTACTTCCAGATACTCATTTTCAATATCCAGAAAAATTTGTTTTGGATATGAATGATTGTCCAGACATTGCACAAACGGTTTGTGTAACGTGTGTTGCGCTAAAATTACCTTTTGAAATTTCAGGTTTAGGAACTTTGAAAGTAAAGGAAACCGACAGATTGGTTGCACTCCAAAATGAATTAGAAAAAATAGGTTGTAGAACAGAAATTACCGAAAATTCCATCAAATCTTTAGAATTTTTTGATTCAAATAGTGAGATTTCTATTGCCACTTACAATGATCACAGAATGGCGATGAGTTTTGCGCCGTTTGCTTTGGTAAAAGAATTAGACATACAAAACGAAGACGTGGTAGAAAAATCTTATCCAGATTTTTGGACGGATTTTTTTGAGATTACGGAGAGATTGTAA
- the trmB gene encoding tRNA (guanosine(46)-N7)-methyltransferase TrmB translates to MGKNKLARFEENRKLPNVIQPSREDALGDFELKGKWRESVFKNNNPIVLELGCGKGEYSVGMAKAFPDKNFIGVDIKGARFWFGAKEAVEKGLNNAAFLRTQIELIDCFFDENEVDEIWITFPDPQIKYRRGKHRLTHPDFLNRYKKILKPSAIIHLKTDSEFLHGYTLGILQGYGHEILTAHHDIYGAPEYEPDTLYLREIKTYYEELFSGKGKTITYIKFRL, encoded by the coding sequence GTGGGGAAGAATAAGTTAGCAAGGTTTGAAGAAAATAGAAAACTTCCAAATGTAATACAACCAAGTAGAGAGGATGCCTTAGGTGATTTTGAACTTAAAGGTAAATGGAGAGAGAGCGTTTTTAAGAACAATAATCCTATTGTTCTAGAGCTTGGTTGTGGGAAAGGTGAGTATAGTGTAGGAATGGCAAAAGCTTTTCCTGATAAAAATTTTATCGGAGTAGATATTAAAGGAGCAAGATTTTGGTTTGGAGCAAAAGAAGCTGTAGAAAAAGGTTTAAATAACGCAGCTTTTTTACGCACCCAAATAGAATTGATAGATTGCTTTTTTGATGAAAATGAAGTTGATGAAATCTGGATTACCTTTCCAGACCCTCAGATTAAGTACAGAAGAGGGAAACATAGACTCACCCATCCAGATTTTTTAAATCGCTACAAAAAAATTCTGAAACCTTCCGCAATTATTCATTTGAAAACAGATTCTGAGTTTCTGCATGGTTATACTTTGGGAATTTTACAAGGATATGGCCACGAAATTCTAACCGCTCACCATGATATATATGGAGCGCCAGAATATGAACCAGACACTCTCTATCTAAGAGAAATAAAGACTTACTATGAGGAATTGTTTTCTGGGAAAGGGAAAACAATTACTTATATTAAGTTTAGGTTATAA
- the rpsI gene encoding 30S ribosomal protein S9 — protein sequence MSIVHKIGRRKTSVARVYVKPGTGNITVNGKDAKTYFCTDMLVYKVNQPFLLTETVGQYDVTVNVFGGGITGQAEAIRLGISRALCAINEENRLALKPAGLLTRDARMVERKKPGQKKARKRFQFSKR from the coding sequence ATGTCTATAGTTCACAAGATTGGAAGAAGAAAAACTTCTGTAGCTAGAGTTTACGTGAAACCAGGTACTGGTAACATCACTGTAAATGGTAAAGATGCAAAAACTTACTTCTGTACTGACATGTTAGTATATAAAGTAAACCAACCGTTCTTATTAACTGAAACTGTAGGTCAGTACGATGTTACTGTAAACGTTTTCGGTGGTGGAATTACAGGTCAAGCTGAAGCAATTAGACTAGGGATTTCTAGAGCACTATGTGCAATTAATGAAGAAAACAGATTAGCGCTTAAGCCAGCTGGTCTTCTTACTAGAGACGCTAGAATGGTAGAAAGAAAAAAACCAGGTCAGAAAAAAGCAAGAAAGAGATTCCAATTCTCAAAACGTTAA
- a CDS encoding SDR family oxidoreductase, translating into MTIIITGTSTGIGFALAEYFGKKGHKVFGLSRKNVESQYFTTIPTDITDNVQVQSAISEILKTESRIDVLINNAGMGMVGAVEDSTKENITELFNLNLVGAVQMMSAVMPKMREQKFGKIINVSSIGSEMGLPFRGFYSASKSALDKVVEAMRYEVYQWNVEVCSLHLGDIKTKIAENRVKTQVSEPYKNVFDKVYSLMNAHVDEGTEPLEVALYIEKLLEKKSWKAHYYFGKFGQKIGVPLKWILPQKTYENLMKKYNKLD; encoded by the coding sequence ATGACAATAATAATAACAGGAACTTCCACAGGAATTGGTTTTGCACTCGCGGAATATTTCGGCAAAAAAGGGCATAAAGTTTTTGGCTTAAGTCGAAAAAATGTGGAAAGTCAATATTTTACCACAATTCCAACAGATATTACAGATAACGTGCAAGTTCAATCTGCGATTTCAGAAATTTTAAAAACTGAAAGTAGAATAGACGTACTTATCAACAATGCAGGAATGGGAATGGTAGGCGCTGTTGAAGATTCTACCAAAGAAAATATCACAGAATTGTTTAACCTAAATTTAGTAGGAGCTGTGCAAATGATGAGTGCTGTAATGCCAAAAATGCGGGAACAAAAATTCGGAAAAATCATCAATGTTTCGAGTATAGGTTCTGAAATGGGACTTCCGTTTCGTGGATTTTATTCGGCTTCGAAATCTGCGCTGGATAAAGTGGTAGAAGCAATGCGTTACGAAGTTTATCAATGGAATGTAGAAGTTTGCAGTTTGCATTTGGGAGATATTAAAACTAAAATCGCTGAAAATAGGGTAAAAACTCAAGTTTCAGAGCCGTATAAAAACGTTTTTGACAAAGTATATTCTTTGATGAATGCTCACGTTGACGAAGGAACAGAACCTTTGGAAGTAGCACTTTACATTGAAAAATTATTAGAAAAAAAATCTTGGAAAGCACATTATTATTTCGGGAAGTTCGGACAGAAAATTGGCGTTCCTTTGAAATGGATTCTTCCTCAGAAAACCTATGAAAATCTGATGAAAAAGTATAATAAATTGGATTAA
- a CDS encoding DUF6759 domain-containing protein, whose amino-acid sequence MKRVIVLFAALGVAHLSAQEKMEKEQPIDKGQVTTKEAISLLEIKSTQESAEIKKVIIKPKTDKEEEEAFEALMTSENEKNKKALTAQVLNEMLGSDESDALSLLLVKNVSECNMVLKVEGKTNYNIPIPANGQNAIMVEKGVYQLTGKVCELQYEAQKDLNKNLLVAIKRMED is encoded by the coding sequence ATGAAAAGAGTGATTGTTTTATTTGCGGCATTAGGTGTCGCGCATTTGTCGGCTCAAGAAAAAATGGAAAAAGAGCAGCCGATAGATAAAGGTCAAGTGACTACGAAAGAAGCGATTTCTTTATTAGAAATTAAATCTACTCAAGAGTCTGCAGAAATTAAAAAAGTAATCATTAAGCCTAAAACAGATAAGGAAGAGGAAGAAGCGTTTGAAGCATTGATGACATCTGAAAATGAAAAAAATAAAAAAGCGCTAACAGCACAAGTGCTTAATGAAATGCTAGGAAGTGATGAAAGTGACGCTTTAAGCCTTTTACTGGTGAAGAATGTATCTGAATGTAATATGGTTTTGAAAGTTGAAGGGAAGACTAATTATAATATTCCTATTCCTGCAAATGGACAAAATGCAATTATGGTAGAGAAAGGAGTGTATCAATTGACAGGTAAGGTATGTGAGCTCCAATATGAAGCACAAAAAGATTTGAATAAAAATCTTTTGGTAGCTATTAAAAGAATGGAAGATTAA
- the rpsB gene encoding 30S ribosomal protein S2: MAKAQVKDLLEAGVHFGHMTRKWNPNMAPYIFMEKNGIHIIDLHKTAVKLDEACNALEKITSAGKKVLFVATKKQAKEVVAKHASELNMPYITERWPGGMLTNFVTIRKAVKKMNAIDKMKKDGTFETLSKKERLQVDRQRANLEKNLGSIADMVRLPSAVFVVDIMREHIAVTEAKKLGIPVFGIVDTNSDPRKVDFVIPGNDDASKSIDMILSVVSESIKEGQSQRKADKEKSKEGEKVTADADKDFDAE, from the coding sequence ATGGCAAAAGCACAAGTTAAAGACTTATTAGAAGCAGGCGTACACTTTGGTCACATGACTAGAAAGTGGAATCCTAATATGGCTCCATACATTTTCATGGAGAAAAACGGTATTCACATTATCGATTTGCATAAAACTGCAGTGAAATTAGATGAAGCTTGCAACGCTTTAGAAAAAATTACTTCTGCAGGTAAAAAAGTTCTTTTCGTGGCTACTAAAAAACAAGCTAAAGAAGTAGTAGCAAAACACGCATCAGAACTTAACATGCCTTACATCACTGAAAGATGGCCAGGTGGAATGTTAACTAACTTCGTTACAATCAGAAAAGCGGTTAAGAAAATGAACGCTATTGATAAAATGAAGAAAGATGGTACATTCGAAACTTTATCTAAAAAAGAAAGATTACAAGTAGACAGACAAAGAGCTAACTTAGAGAAGAACTTAGGTTCTATCGCTGACATGGTTAGACTTCCTTCTGCTGTATTCGTAGTAGATATCATGAGAGAACACATCGCTGTAACTGAAGCTAAAAAATTAGGCATTCCTGTATTTGGTATCGTAGATACTAACTCAGATCCTAGAAAAGTAGACTTCGTAATTCCAGGAAACGATGATGCTTCTAAATCTATTGACATGATTCTTTCTGTAGTATCAGAATCTATCAAAGAAGGTCAATCTCAAAGAAAAGCTGATAAAGAAAAATCTAAAGAAGGTGAAAAAGTAACTGCTGATGCAGATAAAGACTTTGACGCTGAATAA
- the rplM gene encoding 50S ribosomal protein L13, whose product MNTLSYKTVSANKATAKKEWVVVDAAGQPLGRLASKVAKILRGKHKTNYTPHVDCGDNVIVLNAEQVALSGNKWADKEYIWHTGYPGGQKSLTAEEVHKKDNCKLVEKSVKGMLPKNKLGSVIYKNLYVYAGSEHKHEAQQPKVINLNEIK is encoded by the coding sequence GTGAATACATTAAGTTACAAAACCGTATCAGCTAACAAAGCTACCGCTAAGAAAGAATGGGTTGTGGTAGATGCAGCTGGGCAACCATTAGGAAGATTAGCTTCTAAAGTTGCAAAGATTTTGAGAGGTAAGCACAAAACGAATTACACTCCACACGTAGACTGTGGTGATAACGTGATCGTTTTGAATGCAGAACAAGTTGCTTTATCTGGCAACAAGTGGGCAGACAAAGAATACATTTGGCATACTGGATATCCAGGTGGTCAAAAATCGTTAACTGCTGAAGAAGTGCACAAAAAAGACAATTGTAAATTGGTAGAAAAATCTGTAAAAGGAATGTTACCAAAAAACAAATTAGGAAGTGTTATCTACAAGAATTTGTATGTATACGCTGGGTCTGAGCATAAGCACGAAGCACAGCAACCAAAAGTTATTAACCTTAACGAAATTAAATAA
- a CDS encoding BamA/TamA family outer membrane protein: protein MKKNLYIFLIFLPFFLKSQQKQFILIDAQTKKEFVKKDSLSAVKFLDSLAENNYYFTKILNVEKAGKITKINFDKGKNFNEAKVKFSSETALFLKSKSEIFTKNLDSLKQVINQKYTDEGFAFNRVKTQFLGFENDVPKVEISIFKGDKRVINGFVLQGFTKVPKRFVKNLEKEFVGKTYDDVNLLKINYRLENHPFLMLEKTPQTLFTKDSTQIYLTFQKKKSNNFDGIIGFGNNDNKKFTFTGSINLNLKNVFNSFETISLYWQRNQQSGQNFDLQTDIPYLFGSNIGTNLNMNIYRQDSTFANVKFRPALYFHLSSKQKIGARGNIEISSVLDDTYTSGQDFSKKGIGAFYEFTETSEEPLFVYKTKIIGEADLLSSFYQNLDKTFQQIRYFLFAERNFHLKGNHYFNVKAESAMLDSDGEITTNELFRIGGYNSLRGFNEQSLFTNFYAFGGVEYRYLVSNQAFFDVFGQLANVRNSTLKTTSKLYSFGLGFNFLLPIGLMTFQISNGQEFNNPFKFQDTKIHWGIISKF, encoded by the coding sequence GTGAAAAAAAATCTATACATATTCCTAATTTTTCTTCCTTTTTTTCTGAAATCCCAACAGAAACAATTCATCTTAATAGATGCTCAAACAAAAAAAGAATTTGTAAAAAAAGACTCACTTTCTGCAGTGAAATTTCTAGATTCTTTGGCGGAAAACAATTACTATTTTACTAAAATTTTAAACGTAGAAAAAGCTGGCAAAATCACCAAAATCAATTTTGATAAAGGCAAAAATTTCAATGAAGCCAAAGTGAAATTTTCGTCAGAAACTGCTTTGTTTTTAAAATCAAAATCAGAGATTTTTACCAAAAATTTAGATTCTCTCAAACAAGTTATCAATCAAAAATATACAGACGAAGGTTTTGCATTCAACCGAGTGAAAACACAATTTTTAGGATTTGAAAATGATGTTCCGAAAGTTGAAATCTCTATTTTTAAAGGTGATAAAAGAGTAATCAATGGTTTTGTTTTACAAGGATTCACCAAAGTTCCGAAACGTTTTGTCAAGAATTTAGAAAAAGAATTTGTAGGGAAAACGTATGATGATGTTAATCTGTTGAAAATCAATTATCGGTTAGAAAATCATCCATTTTTGATGTTAGAAAAAACTCCGCAAACCCTTTTCACAAAAGATTCTACACAAATTTACCTTACTTTTCAGAAGAAAAAATCCAATAATTTTGATGGAATTATAGGTTTTGGGAATAATGATAATAAGAAATTTACTTTCACAGGAAGCATTAATCTCAATCTGAAGAACGTTTTTAATAGTTTCGAAACCATTTCTCTGTACTGGCAAAGAAACCAACAAAGCGGACAAAACTTCGATTTACAAACCGATATTCCGTATCTTTTTGGTTCTAACATCGGCACGAATCTCAATATGAATATTTATCGCCAAGATTCTACTTTTGCCAATGTGAAATTTCGTCCAGCGTTGTATTTTCATCTTTCGTCCAAACAAAAAATTGGAGCGAGAGGAAATATCGAAATTTCTTCGGTTTTAGATGATACTTATACTTCAGGGCAAGATTTTAGCAAAAAAGGAATTGGAGCTTTTTACGAATTTACAGAAACTTCGGAAGAACCGCTTTTTGTTTACAAAACCAAAATTATTGGCGAGGCAGATTTACTCAGTTCTTTTTACCAAAATTTAGATAAAACTTTTCAACAAATCCGTTATTTTCTCTTTGCAGAGCGGAATTTTCACCTCAAAGGAAATCATTATTTCAATGTGAAAGCAGAATCTGCAATGCTGGATTCAGATGGAGAAATCACCACTAATGAACTTTTCAGAATTGGAGGGTATAATTCATTACGAGGTTTTAATGAGCAATCGCTTTTTACCAATTTTTATGCTTTCGGTGGAGTAGAATATCGTTATTTGGTAAGCAATCAAGCGTTTTTTGATGTTTTTGGGCAATTGGCTAATGTGAGAAATTCTACATTGAAAACGACCTCTAAACTTTATAGTTTCGGACTGGGTTTTAATTTTTTGTTACCGATTGGTTTAATGACTTTTCAAATATCAAACGGACAAGAATTTAATAATCCATTTAAATTCCAAGACACCAAAATTCATTGGGGAATCATCAGTAAGTTTTAA